One region of Thermoplasmata archaeon genomic DNA includes:
- a CDS encoding M6 family metalloprotease domain-containing protein: MRAAVSLLLAVLLVGPIPLAFARDAPAHVDPPRDARPHLMPPRPGVQTWPSGTRQGNPILPPSPVQTTGTVRVLVLLVDFTDVAPLYTGAYFTAFFNDASPGARSLQAYYQEVSLGALTVQATVITTWFDSVHPMADYGADSAKPPDDANGDIYRLVTETVRLADPIVDFAPFDTDGDGVVDHLVIVHAGDGQEAGGSSDLIWSHRWAVYDADPALPGTQTLIADGVQIFGYTMVAESSPVGVVAHEFGHDLGLPDLYDTDGSSDGAGLWDIMAGGSWNGVPAGTSPADMSAWSRIRLGWITPTSVTTALIGTSIAQAETSGAGVFRLSIPGASPLEYFLVENREPYGFDAALPGSGLLIWHVDDALSSNEVDTHRLLDLLEADEGLTGDRPTDAGDPWHDTANGWGPDTNPDSRAYSGSDTGWRVRDVSASGATMTATIASGVTRDLAVSAIRVPLLEAVGTRVNVWVDVRNDGAQASDVRVDIGVYLDSVATASLIVRQTFFRPAVAAQTTTAFSLNFTPTVAGRYLVIASLVGAADDIPTNDERAAHVLVAATIPFRDAVEAGAGGWTLDGSSTDAHRWQIVNDTDPDGAAHSRTHAWRFGYVNTLFPNLFPPEWHTLTSPSINVTAGPTFLIFFGRYDLTGRTVPVLPIGSNDTDDAYVEVSVAGGPWIALVHYSGRDLTWRGISFDLTANITGPTTLRIRFRVSANVLANAGGWWIDDVTVASSGLGRAVLLLGASGPYQGAASGTVRVGVKVANVGDVETVFRLDAALPAGWTATLAGEPPGPLSGHLVRLAPDNDASLRVDIVLPWNAASGALVSVPINATAVGDANANASLVVQVRLAGFSIELLLAAGSIAAIALATVVIFGLRRLRRPPV; encoded by the coding sequence ATGCGGGCGGCGGTCTCCCTCCTCCTCGCCGTGCTCCTCGTCGGGCCCATCCCCCTCGCGTTCGCGCGCGATGCGCCGGCGCACGTGGACCCGCCGCGGGACGCGCGCCCCCACCTGATGCCGCCGCGGCCCGGCGTGCAGACGTGGCCGAGCGGCACGCGCCAAGGCAATCCGATCTTGCCGCCGTCTCCCGTTCAGACGACCGGCACGGTCCGCGTCCTCGTGCTGCTCGTCGACTTCACGGACGTCGCGCCGTTGTACACCGGCGCGTACTTCACCGCATTCTTCAACGATGCCTCGCCGGGAGCCCGTTCCCTCCAGGCATACTACCAGGAGGTCTCCCTCGGCGCGCTGACGGTCCAGGCGACCGTCATCACGACGTGGTTCGACAGCGTGCACCCGATGGCGGACTACGGCGCGGACAGCGCGAAGCCCCCCGACGATGCGAACGGTGACATCTACCGTCTCGTCACGGAGACGGTGCGGCTCGCCGACCCGATCGTCGACTTCGCGCCGTTCGACACGGACGGCGACGGCGTCGTGGACCACCTCGTCATCGTGCACGCCGGCGACGGCCAGGAGGCCGGGGGCAGCTCCGATCTGATCTGGTCCCACCGATGGGCCGTGTACGACGCGGACCCGGCCCTCCCCGGCACGCAGACGCTGATCGCCGACGGCGTCCAGATCTTCGGATACACGATGGTGGCCGAATCGTCCCCGGTCGGGGTCGTGGCGCACGAGTTCGGCCACGACCTTGGCCTCCCGGACCTATACGACACGGACGGCTCCTCGGACGGCGCCGGCCTGTGGGACATCATGGCCGGCGGCTCCTGGAACGGCGTGCCCGCCGGCACGTCGCCCGCGGACATGAGCGCCTGGTCCCGCATCCGCCTCGGCTGGATCACGCCGACCTCCGTGACGACGGCGCTCATCGGCACGTCGATCGCGCAGGCCGAGACCTCCGGGGCGGGGGTCTTTCGGCTCTCGATCCCCGGCGCGTCGCCCCTCGAATACTTCCTGGTCGAGAACCGCGAACCGTACGGCTTCGACGCGGCCCTGCCGGGCAGCGGGCTCCTGATCTGGCACGTCGACGACGCGCTTAGTTCGAACGAGGTCGACACGCATCGGCTCCTCGACCTCCTCGAGGCGGACGAGGGCCTCACTGGGGATCGCCCGACGGACGCCGGAGATCCGTGGCACGACACGGCGAACGGCTGGGGCCCGGACACGAACCCGGACAGCCGCGCGTATTCCGGGTCGGACACCGGCTGGCGGGTCCGGGACGTCTCCGCGAGCGGCGCGACAATGACCGCGACGATCGCGAGCGGGGTGACGCGGGACTTGGCGGTCTCGGCGATCCGCGTGCCGCTCCTCGAGGCCGTCGGGACGAGGGTGAACGTCTGGGTCGACGTGCGCAACGACGGGGCGCAGGCCTCGGATGTGCGGGTGGACATCGGCGTGTACCTCGACTCCGTCGCGACGGCGTCGCTCATCGTGCGGCAGACCTTCTTCCGCCCCGCCGTCGCCGCGCAGACGACGACCGCCTTCTCCCTGAACTTCACCCCGACCGTCGCCGGCCGATACCTCGTGATCGCGTCCCTCGTCGGCGCGGCCGACGATATCCCGACGAACGACGAGCGCGCCGCCCACGTCCTCGTGGCGGCGACGATCCCCTTCCGCGACGCCGTCGAGGCGGGCGCGGGCGGATGGACGCTCGACGGCTCCTCGACGGACGCGCACCGCTGGCAGATCGTGAACGACACGGACCCCGACGGCGCGGCGCACAGCCGCACCCACGCGTGGCGGTTCGGGTACGTCAACACGCTCTTCCCGAACCTCTTCCCTCCGGAGTGGCACACGCTCACGTCGCCCTCGATCAACGTGACCGCCGGTCCCACGTTCCTGATCTTCTTCGGCCGGTACGACCTGACGGGCCGGACGGTGCCCGTCCTCCCGATCGGATCGAACGACACGGACGATGCGTACGTCGAGGTGAGCGTCGCCGGCGGGCCGTGGATCGCCCTCGTCCACTACAGCGGGCGCGACCTCACGTGGCGGGGGATCTCGTTCGACCTGACGGCAAACATTACCGGCCCGACGACCCTCCGGATTCGGTTCCGGGTCAGCGCGAACGTGCTGGCGAATGCGGGCGGGTGGTGGATCGACGACGTCACCGTGGCGTCCTCGGGACTCGGACGCGCGGTCCTCCTCCTCGGGGCGTCGGGCCCCTACCAGGGCGCCGCGAGCGGGACCGTCCGGGTCGGCGTGAAGGTGGCCAACGTCGGCGATGTCGAGACGGTCTTCCGCCTCGACGCGGCGCTGCCGGCGGGCTGGACCGCCACCCTTGCGGGCGAGCCTCCGGGACCGCTCTCGGGCCATCTCGTCCGGCTCGCGCCGGACAACGACGCCTCGCTCCGGGTCGACATCGTGCTCCCGTGGAACGCGGCTTCGGGCGCGCTCGTCTCGGTCCCGATCAACGCGACGGCCGTCGGCGACGCGAACGCGAATGCGTCGCTCGTCGTGCAGGTGCGCCTCGCTGGCTTTTCGATCGAGCTGCTCCTCGCCGCCGGCTCCATCGCGGCCATCGCCCTCGCAACCGTCGTGATCTTCGGCCTGAGGCGCCTGAGGCGTCCGCCGGTCTAG
- a CDS encoding 30S ribosomal protein S12 produces MARGLFAARKLKGERQTRRWSDRYYKRRVQHLKEKSDPLEGSPQGKGIVLEKVAIEAKQPNSALRKCVKVQLIKNGRQVTAFAVGDGAINFIDEHDEVLVEGIGGRMGRSYGDIPGVRYKVIQVNGVSLDELVRGRKEKPVR; encoded by the coding sequence GTGGCTCGCGGATTGTTCGCAGCGCGGAAGCTCAAGGGCGAACGCCAGACGCGACGCTGGTCCGACCGGTACTACAAGAGGCGCGTGCAGCACCTTAAGGAGAAATCGGACCCGCTCGAGGGATCGCCTCAGGGGAAGGGCATCGTCCTCGAGAAGGTCGCGATCGAGGCGAAGCAGCCGAACTCCGCGCTGCGGAAGTGCGTGAAGGTCCAGCTGATCAAGAACGGCCGCCAGGTGACCGCGTTCGCGGTCGGCGACGGCGCGATCAACTTCATCGACGAGCACGACGAGGTCCTCGTCGAAGGGATCGGCGGCCGCATGGGGCGCTCGTACGGCGACATCCCGGGCGTCCGGTACAAGGTCATCCAGGTAAACGGCGTCTCGCTCGACGAGCTCGTCCGCGGGCGGAAAGAGAAGCCCGTGAGGTGA
- a CDS encoding DEAD/DEAH box helicase has protein sequence MFVTHALLRRGAVEERAYQVNIARACLERSTLVVLPTGMGKTVVAAMVIAEVLRSKGGKILFLAPTKPLVEQHAASLREMLVIDRIELFTGEATAPEDRELMWREDKIVVSTPQVIRNDLRAERISLDDVSLIVFDEAHRAVGDYAYVDVAAAYKEVPGRLVLGMTASPGASAEKILEVCGNLGITAVEIRTEYDADVVPYQHALAFERVEVDAPDVSKEIRGLLETVYEEQVGRLKKLGFLAGKPKVTLKDLLAVGDEARRKLDSGIKDGRLYGAMTAQAIAMKANHAIELAETQGLGSLRSYFEKMEAESKSKADVQFLKHAKVQEAIKLARETDVEHPKLAKTAWVVREQFMKKADSKIIVFAHYRETADRVTQDLARIPGVRPMRFVGQASRGEDVGLSQKQQVDILEKFRAGEVNVIVATSIGEEGLDIPQVDLVVFYEPVPSEIRTIQRRGRTGRSAAGRVVMLVTRDTRDEAYFYSARRKERRMHQELDRLRRELKQKIFVGEPGGETFAVASPEARIEALREATREDAAPPPSPPPPPPARERRTSREKKGQTTVEEF, from the coding sequence GTGTTCGTGACGCACGCGCTCCTCCGGCGGGGGGCCGTCGAGGAGCGCGCGTACCAGGTGAACATCGCCCGCGCGTGCCTCGAGCGGTCCACGCTCGTCGTCCTCCCGACGGGCATGGGGAAGACGGTGGTCGCCGCGATGGTCATCGCGGAGGTCCTCCGTAGCAAGGGCGGCAAGATCCTCTTCCTCGCGCCGACGAAGCCGCTCGTCGAGCAGCACGCGGCCTCGCTCCGCGAGATGCTCGTCATCGACCGGATCGAGCTGTTCACCGGCGAAGCGACCGCGCCGGAAGATCGCGAGCTCATGTGGCGGGAAGACAAGATCGTCGTCTCGACGCCGCAGGTCATCCGGAACGATCTCCGGGCCGAGCGCATATCCCTGGACGACGTCTCCCTGATCGTCTTCGACGAGGCCCACCGGGCGGTCGGCGACTACGCCTACGTCGACGTCGCGGCCGCGTACAAGGAGGTCCCGGGACGCCTCGTCCTCGGGATGACCGCCTCGCCGGGCGCGAGCGCGGAGAAGATCCTGGAGGTGTGCGGGAACCTCGGCATCACGGCCGTCGAGATCCGCACGGAATACGACGCGGACGTCGTGCCGTACCAGCATGCACTCGCGTTCGAGCGCGTGGAGGTCGACGCCCCGGACGTCTCGAAGGAGATCCGCGGACTCCTGGAGACCGTGTACGAGGAGCAGGTCGGACGCCTCAAGAAACTCGGTTTTCTCGCGGGCAAGCCGAAGGTCACGCTCAAGGACTTGCTCGCGGTCGGGGACGAGGCCCGCCGCAAACTCGACTCCGGTATTAAGGACGGCCGGCTGTACGGCGCGATGACGGCGCAGGCGATCGCGATGAAGGCGAACCATGCGATTGAGCTCGCGGAGACGCAAGGGCTCGGCTCCCTCCGGTCGTACTTCGAGAAGATGGAGGCCGAGTCCAAATCGAAGGCGGACGTCCAGTTCTTGAAACACGCGAAAGTGCAGGAAGCGATCAAGCTCGCCCGCGAGACGGACGTCGAGCACCCGAAGCTCGCGAAGACGGCGTGGGTCGTGCGCGAGCAGTTCATGAAGAAAGCGGATTCGAAGATCATCGTCTTCGCGCACTACCGCGAGACCGCGGATCGGGTGACGCAGGACCTCGCTCGCATCCCCGGCGTGCGACCGATGCGGTTCGTCGGGCAAGCCTCGCGCGGCGAGGACGTCGGGCTGTCGCAGAAGCAACAGGTCGATATCCTCGAGAAGTTCCGGGCCGGCGAGGTGAACGTGATCGTCGCGACGTCGATCGGGGAGGAGGGCCTCGACATCCCGCAAGTCGATCTCGTCGTCTTCTACGAGCCGGTGCCGTCGGAGATCCGGACGATCCAGCGGCGCGGGCGCACCGGGCGGAGCGCGGCGGGTCGCGTCGTGATGCTCGTGACGAGGGACACGCGGGACGAGGCGTACTTCTACAGCGCCCGCCGCAAGGAGCGGCGGATGCACCAGGAACTCGACCGACTTCGGCGTGAGCTGAAACAGAAGATCTTCGTCGGCGAGCCCGGCGGCGAGACGTTCGCGGTGGCGTCGCCGGAGGCCCGCATCGAGGCGCTCCGGGAAGCGACGCGGGAGGACGCCGCCCCGCCGCCGTCTCCGCCGCCTCCGCCTCCCGCGCGCGAGCGCAGGACCTCCCGCGAGAAGAAAGGCCAGACCACCGTCGAGGAGTTTTGA
- a CDS encoding M48 family metalloprotease: MGSLTALRRGSVFTVVLVFAFLSILLLLILAAADYVLQARAFPGAFGIVVGLALFFIFLQWLISPVIVRWAIRGRRPITAQSNPWLYQAVAQLAGQAGVPPPTIWESGDAAPNAFVFGRTVGSSELVVTRGLLERLNQDEIRAVLAHEIGHLRHRDVIIMTFVSAVPLLAYIVARFGFEVMRSGARSRGKDAGQAILLLILSAVVSYAVYLVTQLLVLHLSRTREYYADAYSGAATRDPHLLASALTKITYGLSLAREDSEPSGLRAFMIGDPVKAAEDYDELREKMNQYDLDRDGQIDAYELQRAIEMERKSHWRRANELFGTHPPTYQRILMLEEMEEEIKKGGLPPNIYHLV, from the coding sequence GTGGGTTCCCTCACGGCCTTGCGTCGGGGCAGCGTCTTCACCGTCGTCCTCGTCTTCGCGTTCCTCTCGATCCTGCTGCTCCTGATCCTCGCGGCCGCGGACTACGTCCTCCAGGCGCGGGCGTTCCCGGGGGCGTTCGGGATCGTCGTCGGGCTCGCGCTGTTCTTCATCTTCCTGCAGTGGCTCATCTCGCCGGTGATCGTCCGCTGGGCGATCCGCGGACGCCGGCCGATCACGGCGCAATCGAACCCGTGGCTCTATCAGGCCGTCGCGCAGCTGGCCGGCCAGGCCGGCGTGCCGCCGCCGACGATCTGGGAGAGCGGCGATGCCGCGCCGAACGCCTTCGTCTTCGGGCGGACGGTCGGGTCGTCGGAACTCGTCGTGACGCGCGGCCTGCTCGAGCGGCTGAACCAGGACGAGATCCGCGCGGTCCTCGCGCACGAGATCGGACACCTGCGCCACCGCGACGTGATCATCATGACGTTCGTCTCGGCGGTGCCGCTCCTGGCCTACATCGTCGCGCGATTCGGCTTCGAGGTCATGCGGAGCGGCGCGCGGTCCCGCGGCAAGGACGCGGGCCAGGCGATCCTCCTCCTCATCCTTTCCGCGGTCGTCTCGTACGCCGTGTACTTGGTGACGCAGCTCCTCGTCCTCCACCTGTCCCGGACCCGCGAGTACTACGCGGACGCGTACAGCGGCGCGGCGACGAGAGACCCGCACCTCCTCGCCTCCGCCCTGACGAAGATCACGTACGGCCTGTCGCTCGCCCGCGAGGACTCGGAGCCGTCCGGCCTGCGGGCGTTCATGATCGGCGATCCGGTCAAGGCCGCGGAAGACTACGACGAACTGAGGGAGAAGATGAACCAATACGACCTCGACCGAGACGGACAGATCGACGCCTACGAGCTCCAGCGGGCGATCGAGATGGAGCGGAAGAGCCACTGGCGCCGCGCGAACGAGCTGTTCGGGACGCACCCGCCGACCTACCAGCGGATCCTGATGCTCGAGGAGATGGAGGAGGAAATCAAGAAGGGCGGCCTCCCTCCGAACATCTACCACTTGGTCTGA
- a CDS encoding PCI domain-containing protein produces the protein MSSEPSEPVLPPRSSSWRYKDTTYFIVGALLLMGGITGITAELVGEPSESTRLFAFVMCSAVGLFPGALLVLFGWRAHKEETSLIEFSAWIRTYRRIPLNDLARNLGKTRFETEKVLAKAVDRGLVYGVVDRTTDEFVVQTMLGQQIFVEVCPHCGARVNRWFLPEDRFVCSYCNQAILASDVGSPSGTAR, from the coding sequence ATGTCCTCGGAACCCTCGGAGCCGGTGCTGCCGCCGAGGTCTTCCTCGTGGCGGTACAAGGACACCACGTATTTCATCGTGGGTGCCCTCCTGCTCATGGGTGGCATCACCGGCATCACCGCGGAGCTCGTCGGGGAGCCGTCGGAGTCGACCCGGCTCTTCGCCTTTGTCATGTGTTCGGCCGTGGGCCTGTTCCCGGGCGCCCTCCTCGTCCTCTTTGGCTGGAGAGCGCACAAGGAGGAAACGAGCCTCATCGAGTTCTCCGCGTGGATCAGGACGTATCGCCGCATCCCGCTGAACGACCTCGCGCGGAATCTCGGGAAGACGCGGTTCGAGACGGAGAAGGTCCTCGCGAAGGCCGTGGACCGAGGGCTCGTCTACGGGGTCGTCGATCGGACGACGGACGAGTTCGTCGTCCAGACGATGCTCGGGCAGCAGATCTTCGTCGAGGTGTGCCCCCATTGCGGCGCACGCGTCAACCGATGGTTTCTGCCGGAAGACCGGTTCGTGTGTTCTTATTGCAACCAAGCGATCCTGGCGTCCGACGTCGGCTCTCCCTCGGGAACTGCGAGGTGA
- a CDS encoding 30S ribosomal protein S7, which produces MVEKPKREPKKPKKRPSYEMKLFEKYDLTEVVVHDAGLAKYMNLSPIVIPHTGGRYANKPFGKAKSNLVERLINGMMRTEDFTGKKAKSYRVVRTAFEIIAKKTGKNPVQILVDALEKAAPREEITRLRFGGISVPRAVDVAPSRRLDLALRSITTGAVSATFKNRKPVEECLADEILMAARGDMQSSAIAKKEELERVASSAR; this is translated from the coding sequence GTGGTCGAGAAGCCGAAGCGCGAGCCGAAGAAACCCAAGAAACGGCCCAGCTACGAAATGAAGCTCTTCGAGAAGTACGACCTGACCGAGGTCGTCGTGCACGACGCCGGCCTCGCGAAGTACATGAATCTCTCGCCAATCGTCATCCCGCACACGGGTGGGCGGTACGCGAACAAGCCGTTCGGCAAGGCCAAATCGAACCTCGTGGAGCGGCTGATCAACGGCATGATGCGCACGGAGGATTTCACCGGGAAGAAGGCGAAGTCCTACCGGGTCGTGCGCACGGCGTTCGAGATCATCGCGAAGAAGACCGGGAAGAACCCGGTGCAGATCCTCGTCGATGCGCTCGAGAAGGCCGCGCCGCGCGAGGAGATCACGCGCCTCCGGTTCGGCGGCATCAGCGTGCCCCGCGCCGTCGACGTCGCCCCCTCCCGACGGCTCGACCTCGCGCTCCGCAGCATCACGACCGGCGCGGTCTCGGCGACGTTCAAGAACCGCAAGCCCGTCGAGGAGTGCCTCGCGGACGAGATCCTGATGGCGGCACGCGGCGACATGCAGAGCTCCGCGATCGCGAAGAAAGAGGAGCTCGAGCGGGTCGCGTCGTCCGCGCGATGA
- a CDS encoding zinc ribbon domain-containing protein, translating into MVRCPECGWEIDPDDEMCPNCGAYLADYEDLEPKNE; encoded by the coding sequence ATGGTCCGCTGCCCCGAATGCGGATGGGAGATCGATCCGGACGACGAGATGTGCCCGAACTGCGGCGCGTACCTCGCCGACTATGAGGACCTCGAGCCGAAGAACGAGTGA
- a CDS encoding MFS transporter: MTGFMSRTLATFFALGPADLRNLAFLYFATFIMRAAAFAGVAVMQDVSARTLDAFGRGLLFAVYPLAEIATVGYLGTQCDRVGRKRILVFAHLVTAAAVFLFIPSISPVVAPGVQPLLIAAFFAMFGIGAAAKVASTLAMINDHSSRANRAQLMAFFDLVTFGGLVGGFGSAFLALNAFHVSDEAVLAVSGFGVTASVIMVQFLVRETPFTPETQRGTVELLRTVLRNRDIQRLLPVYVPVVALYGYVLTFTDNLLGTGSEGSATAGQLLVIVASLGIPLGASLAVSGRISDRARLRRPFMALGLACFGALAILLALATRPGGGTDTAQLVSRWPLIAIFAAGAGTFPPAALAYLGDVVGHAVTGTAFGIYSVIFGSGLIVGPVLGGALTQALGPLAFAVIALGLIGISAAGIVFIREPLKFPRTPMGPETVAPPPGKR; this comes from the coding sequence GTGACGGGTTTCATGAGCCGCACCCTTGCGACATTCTTCGCGCTCGGCCCCGCGGACCTTCGGAATCTCGCCTTCCTCTACTTCGCGACGTTCATCATGCGGGCTGCCGCGTTCGCGGGAGTGGCGGTGATGCAAGACGTGAGCGCCCGGACCCTCGATGCGTTCGGGCGCGGGCTCCTCTTCGCCGTCTATCCGCTCGCAGAGATCGCGACGGTCGGCTATCTCGGCACGCAGTGCGACCGCGTCGGGCGGAAGCGGATCCTCGTCTTCGCACATCTCGTCACCGCCGCGGCCGTGTTCCTGTTCATCCCGAGCATCAGTCCCGTCGTCGCTCCGGGCGTCCAACCGCTACTCATCGCGGCGTTTTTCGCGATGTTCGGGATCGGCGCGGCGGCGAAGGTCGCGTCGACGCTCGCGATGATCAACGACCACTCGAGCCGCGCGAACCGGGCGCAGCTCATGGCGTTCTTCGACCTCGTGACGTTCGGCGGCCTCGTCGGGGGCTTCGGCTCGGCGTTCCTCGCCCTCAACGCGTTCCACGTCTCGGATGAGGCCGTCCTCGCGGTCAGTGGCTTCGGCGTGACGGCGAGCGTCATCATGGTCCAGTTCCTCGTCCGGGAGACCCCCTTCACCCCGGAGACGCAGCGCGGGACCGTCGAGCTCCTCCGCACGGTCTTGCGGAACCGAGACATTCAGCGGCTCCTCCCGGTCTACGTGCCCGTGGTCGCCCTGTACGGCTACGTCCTCACCTTCACGGACAACCTCCTCGGAACAGGGAGCGAGGGTTCGGCGACGGCGGGACAACTCCTCGTCATCGTGGCGTCCCTCGGGATCCCGCTCGGCGCCTCGCTCGCGGTGAGCGGGCGGATCTCCGATCGCGCGCGGCTGCGCCGCCCGTTCATGGCCCTCGGCCTCGCGTGTTTCGGCGCCCTCGCGATCCTGCTGGCCCTGGCGACGCGGCCCGGAGGCGGCACGGACACGGCGCAGCTGGTATCCCGATGGCCCCTGATCGCAATCTTCGCGGCGGGCGCCGGGACGTTCCCGCCCGCGGCGCTCGCCTACCTGGGGGACGTCGTCGGCCACGCCGTCACCGGCACGGCGTTCGGAATCTACTCGGTCATCTTCGGATCCGGGCTGATCGTCGGGCCCGTCCTGGGCGGCGCGTTGACGCAGGCCCTCGGGCCCCTCGCGTTCGCCGTGATCGCCCTCGGCCTCATCGGTATCTCGGCCGCCGGCATCGTGTTCATCCGCGAGCCGCTGAAATTCCCGCGGACGCCGATGGGCCCGGAGACCGTCGCGCCGCCCCCGGGCAAGCGCTGA
- a CDS encoding SPFH domain-containing protein, which produces MIPIAFFFGGGRRTDQTAGRTEGFTGSMTIAWDDQFKRSNIMWKVPRNIRMNDNIVVREDEIAVFYRDGKVLAYLDRPDRYALTSQNAPILGNLIKALSGVVQQAEVYYLQKRIFDGKFGTQDAFLFQDPDFDMVQLRAFGDFRYRIKDPETFINQFVGTFGAATSADVEERIKQELVKQLNVTLGKMKSNGLKVVDFAMSLNDIEQGTLANSKPHFVTLGMEIIQISGLNIPLPDTIKEALEKMASAKVLGRTNAQAYQQFALADSMKSAAANPSGGAGTGIGLGAGIGLGYGMASQVPGMIAQGQPPQKPCPKCGTMNPLTTKFCGNCGADTTVAAGSKPCVKCGKPVPPGLKFCGECGAPQFRKCPDGHEVPGNMKFCPECGKAVQG; this is translated from the coding sequence ATGATCCCCATTGCGTTCTTCTTCGGCGGCGGGCGACGGACGGATCAGACGGCGGGCCGGACGGAAGGCTTCACCGGCAGCATGACGATCGCGTGGGACGACCAGTTCAAGCGCAGCAACATCATGTGGAAGGTCCCCCGCAACATCCGGATGAACGACAACATCGTCGTCCGGGAGGACGAGATCGCGGTGTTCTACCGCGACGGGAAGGTCCTCGCCTACCTCGACCGGCCGGACCGGTACGCGCTCACGTCGCAGAACGCGCCGATCCTGGGCAACTTGATTAAGGCCCTGTCCGGCGTCGTCCAGCAGGCGGAGGTGTACTACCTCCAGAAGCGCATCTTCGACGGCAAATTCGGAACGCAGGACGCGTTCCTCTTCCAGGACCCGGACTTCGACATGGTCCAGCTCCGGGCGTTCGGGGACTTCCGGTACCGGATCAAGGATCCGGAGACGTTCATCAACCAGTTCGTCGGGACGTTCGGCGCCGCGACCTCGGCGGACGTCGAGGAGCGGATCAAGCAGGAGCTCGTCAAGCAGCTGAACGTCACGCTCGGCAAGATGAAGTCGAACGGATTGAAGGTCGTCGACTTCGCCATGAGCCTGAACGACATCGAGCAAGGCACGCTTGCGAACTCGAAGCCGCACTTCGTGACCCTCGGAATGGAGATCATCCAGATCAGCGGGCTGAACATCCCGCTCCCGGACACGATCAAGGAGGCCCTCGAGAAGATGGCCTCGGCGAAGGTGCTCGGCCGGACGAACGCGCAGGCGTACCAGCAATTCGCCCTCGCGGATTCGATGAAATCCGCGGCGGCGAACCCCTCCGGCGGCGCCGGCACGGGCATCGGGCTCGGGGCCGGGATCGGCCTCGGATACGGGATGGCGTCGCAGGTGCCGGGGATGATCGCCCAGGGGCAACCCCCGCAGAAACCGTGTCCGAAGTGCGGCACGATGAACCCTTTGACGACGAAGTTCTGCGGGAACTGCGGGGCCGACACGACCGTCGCCGCGGGCAGCAAGCCGTGCGTGAAGTGCGGCAAGCCCGTGCCCCCGGGACTGAAGTTCTGCGGGGAATGCGGCGCGCCCCAGTTCCGGAAGTGTCCGGACGGCCACGAGGTCCCGGGCAACATGAAGTTCTGCCCGGAATGCGGCAAGGCCGTCCAGGGCTGA